One part of the Prionailurus bengalensis isolate Pbe53 chromosome B2, Fcat_Pben_1.1_paternal_pri, whole genome shotgun sequence genome encodes these proteins:
- the TENT5A gene encoding terminal nucleotidyltransferase 5A isoform X1, whose protein sequence is MHQRYFWTDQGQVAFGGHFMAEGEAYFAMAEDELTGGAYIPLGGDFGGGGGGDFGGHCLDYCESPTAHCNVLNWEQVQRLDGILSETIPIHGRGNFPTLELQPSLIVKVVRRRLAEKRIGVRDVRLNGSAASHVLHQDSGLGYKDLDLIFCADLRGEEEFQTVKDVVLDCLLDFLPEGVNKEKITPLTLKEAYVQKMVKVCNDSDRWSLISLSNNSGKNVELKFVDSLRRQFEFSVDSFQIKLDSLLLFYECSENPMTETFHPTIIGESVYGDFHEAFDHLCNKIIATRNPEEIRGGGLLKYCNLLVRGFRPASDEIKTLQRYMCSRFFIDFSDIGEQQRKLESYLQNHFVGLEDRKYDYLMTLHGVVNESTVCLMGHERRQTLNLITMLAIRVLADQNVIPNVANVTCYYQPAPYVADANFSNYYIAQVQPVFTCQQQTYSTWLPCN, encoded by the exons ATGCATCAGAGATACTTTTG GACTGACCAGGGCCAAGTGGCGTTCGGAGGGCACTTCATGGCGGAAGGCGAAGCGTACTTTGCCATGGCCGAGGACGAGCTGACCGGCGGCGCTTACATCCCCCTGGGCGGCGACttcggcggcggtggcggcggcgacTTCGGCGGGCACTGCTTGGACTATTGCGAAAGCCCCACGGCGCACTGCAACGTGCTAAACTGGGAGCAAGTGCAGCGGCTGGACGGCATCCTGAGCGAGACCATCCCGATCCACGGGCGCGGCAACTTCCCGACGCTCGAGCTGCAGCCGAGCCTGATCGTGAAGGTGGTGCGGCGGCGCCTGGCCGAGAAGCGCATCGGCGTCCGCGACGTGCGCCTCAACGGCTCGGCCGCCAGCCACGTTCTGCACCAGGACAGCGGCCTGGGCTACAAGGACCTGGACCTCATCTTCTGCGCCGACCTGCGCGGGGAAGAGGAGTTTCAGACTGTGAAGGACGTCGTGCTGGACTGCCTGTTGGACTTCTTACCCGAAGGGGTGAACAAAGAGAAGATCACACCACTCACCCTCAAG GAAGCTTATGTGCAGAAAATGGTTAAAGTGTGCAATGACTCTGACCGATGGAGTCTTATATCCTTGTCAAACAACAGTGGCAAAAATGTGGAACTGAAATTTGTGGATTCCCTCCGGAGGCAGTTTGAATTTAGTGTAGATTCTTTTCAAATCAAATTAGACTCTCTTCTCCTCTTTTATGAATGTTCAGAGAACCCAATGACTGAAACATTTCACCCCACAATAATTGGTGAGAGCGTCTATGGTGATTTCCATGAAGCCTTTGATCATCTTTGTAACAAGATCATTGCCACCCGGAACCCAGAGGAAATCAGAGGGGGCGGCCTGCTTAAGTACTGCAATCTATTAGTGAGGGGCTTTAGGCCTGCCTCTGATGAAATCAAGACCCTTCAGAGGTATATGTGTTCCAGGTTTTTCATCGACTTCTCAGACATTGGAGAGCAGCAAAGAAAACTGGAGTCCTATCTGCAGAACCACTTCGTGGGATTGGAAGACCGCAAGTATGACTATCTCATGACCCTTCATGGAGTGGTGAATGAGAGTACAGTGTGCCTGATGGGACATGAAAGAAGACAGACTTTAAACCTTATCACTATGCTGGCTATCCGGGTGCTAGCTGACCAAAATGTCATCCCTAATGTGGCTAATGTCACTTGCTATTACCAGCCAGCCCCCTATGTAGCAGATGCCAACTTTAGCAATTACTACATCGCCCAGGTCCAGCCAGTATTCACGTGCCAGCAACAGACATACTCCACTTGGCTACCCTGCAATTAA
- the TENT5A gene encoding terminal nucleotidyltransferase 5A isoform X2, whose product MAEGEAYFAMAEDELTGGAYIPLGGDFGGGGGGDFGGHCLDYCESPTAHCNVLNWEQVQRLDGILSETIPIHGRGNFPTLELQPSLIVKVVRRRLAEKRIGVRDVRLNGSAASHVLHQDSGLGYKDLDLIFCADLRGEEEFQTVKDVVLDCLLDFLPEGVNKEKITPLTLKEAYVQKMVKVCNDSDRWSLISLSNNSGKNVELKFVDSLRRQFEFSVDSFQIKLDSLLLFYECSENPMTETFHPTIIGESVYGDFHEAFDHLCNKIIATRNPEEIRGGGLLKYCNLLVRGFRPASDEIKTLQRYMCSRFFIDFSDIGEQQRKLESYLQNHFVGLEDRKYDYLMTLHGVVNESTVCLMGHERRQTLNLITMLAIRVLADQNVIPNVANVTCYYQPAPYVADANFSNYYIAQVQPVFTCQQQTYSTWLPCN is encoded by the exons ATGGCGGAAGGCGAAGCGTACTTTGCCATGGCCGAGGACGAGCTGACCGGCGGCGCTTACATCCCCCTGGGCGGCGACttcggcggcggtggcggcggcgacTTCGGCGGGCACTGCTTGGACTATTGCGAAAGCCCCACGGCGCACTGCAACGTGCTAAACTGGGAGCAAGTGCAGCGGCTGGACGGCATCCTGAGCGAGACCATCCCGATCCACGGGCGCGGCAACTTCCCGACGCTCGAGCTGCAGCCGAGCCTGATCGTGAAGGTGGTGCGGCGGCGCCTGGCCGAGAAGCGCATCGGCGTCCGCGACGTGCGCCTCAACGGCTCGGCCGCCAGCCACGTTCTGCACCAGGACAGCGGCCTGGGCTACAAGGACCTGGACCTCATCTTCTGCGCCGACCTGCGCGGGGAAGAGGAGTTTCAGACTGTGAAGGACGTCGTGCTGGACTGCCTGTTGGACTTCTTACCCGAAGGGGTGAACAAAGAGAAGATCACACCACTCACCCTCAAG GAAGCTTATGTGCAGAAAATGGTTAAAGTGTGCAATGACTCTGACCGATGGAGTCTTATATCCTTGTCAAACAACAGTGGCAAAAATGTGGAACTGAAATTTGTGGATTCCCTCCGGAGGCAGTTTGAATTTAGTGTAGATTCTTTTCAAATCAAATTAGACTCTCTTCTCCTCTTTTATGAATGTTCAGAGAACCCAATGACTGAAACATTTCACCCCACAATAATTGGTGAGAGCGTCTATGGTGATTTCCATGAAGCCTTTGATCATCTTTGTAACAAGATCATTGCCACCCGGAACCCAGAGGAAATCAGAGGGGGCGGCCTGCTTAAGTACTGCAATCTATTAGTGAGGGGCTTTAGGCCTGCCTCTGATGAAATCAAGACCCTTCAGAGGTATATGTGTTCCAGGTTTTTCATCGACTTCTCAGACATTGGAGAGCAGCAAAGAAAACTGGAGTCCTATCTGCAGAACCACTTCGTGGGATTGGAAGACCGCAAGTATGACTATCTCATGACCCTTCATGGAGTGGTGAATGAGAGTACAGTGTGCCTGATGGGACATGAAAGAAGACAGACTTTAAACCTTATCACTATGCTGGCTATCCGGGTGCTAGCTGACCAAAATGTCATCCCTAATGTGGCTAATGTCACTTGCTATTACCAGCCAGCCCCCTATGTAGCAGATGCCAACTTTAGCAATTACTACATCGCCCAGGTCCAGCCAGTATTCACGTGCCAGCAACAGACATACTCCACTTGGCTACCCTGCAATTAA